From a region of the Actinomadura luzonensis genome:
- a CDS encoding D-glycero-alpha-D-manno-heptose-1,7-bisphosphate 7-phosphatase: MFDRRRPGAVLFDRDGTLIRDVPYNGDPRRVEPMPGALEALGRLRRADVPVAVVTNQSGVAKGLLTPDEMDQVNAKVEELLGPFDAWAICVHDDGDGCTCRKPAPGLVIRAAAVLDVSPRDCVVVGDIGRDMEAARAAGARGILVPTDVTLPEEIDHAPEVAEDLIDVVDRVLTDAEAPVPAVSAPWARAMGWSRW; encoded by the coding sequence GTGTTCGATCGACGACGGCCCGGCGCCGTGCTCTTCGACAGGGACGGGACCTTGATCAGGGACGTGCCCTACAACGGCGATCCGCGCCGGGTGGAGCCCATGCCCGGAGCGTTGGAGGCCCTCGGCCGGCTGCGCCGCGCCGACGTGCCGGTCGCCGTGGTCACCAACCAGTCCGGCGTGGCCAAGGGCCTGCTCACCCCGGACGAGATGGACCAGGTCAACGCCAAGGTGGAGGAGCTGCTCGGGCCGTTCGACGCGTGGGCGATCTGCGTCCACGACGACGGCGACGGCTGCACCTGCCGCAAGCCCGCGCCCGGCCTGGTGATCAGGGCCGCCGCCGTGCTCGACGTCAGCCCGCGCGACTGCGTCGTCGTCGGCGACATCGGCAGGGACATGGAGGCGGCGCGCGCCGCCGGCGCCCGCGGCATCCTCGTGCCCACCGACGTGACGCTGCCGGAGGAGATCGACCACGCGCCCGAGGTCGCCGAGGACCTCATCGACGTCGTCGACCGCGTCCTGACCGACGCCGAGGCCCCCGTGCCGGCCGTCTCGGCCCCGTGGGCCCGCGCCATGGGCTGGAGCCGCTGGTGA
- a CDS encoding carbamoyltransferase family protein, whose translation MRFLGINAIFHDPAAALVADGRIVAAAEEERFSRRKHGKRPLAFSAWELPEQAAAWCLREAGLAPEDIDAVAYSYDPSLVVQRPEGDWEDLRTKYAVRAPLFLATALPGLDPAQVTYVPHHVAHAASAGLASPWRDCAVLVCDGRGENVSHLAGRYRGGELEVLAAQELPHSLGLLYEDVTEHLGFLRSSDEYKVMAMASYGEPRHLEALREVIHTTGDGGFRVEPVDWNVYAKALPKGAAWTSDHADLAASVQARLEEVLAELVGWLHERTGERRLALAGGVALNCVANTRLLAEGPFEEVWVQPAAGDSGTALGGALHLAQSYGEPAAPMGTAALGRGFTDEELGAWLDVARVPYTRPADLAAEVAAELADNKIVAWFQGRSEYGPRALGHRSLLAHPGHAGNTERLNDVKGREQFRPVAPMVLESRARDIFGRGPVPSPYMLFVHDVHPDWVSRIPAVVHVDGTARIQTISPRTEPLVARLLTEFERRTGLPVVVNTSLNTAGRPMVDDPRDALECFGSAPVEVLVLGPYVVRRREVFGS comes from the coding sequence ATGAGATTTCTCGGGATCAACGCGATCTTCCACGACCCGGCGGCCGCGCTCGTGGCCGACGGGAGGATCGTCGCCGCGGCGGAGGAGGAGCGCTTCAGCCGCCGCAAGCACGGTAAGCGGCCACTGGCGTTCTCCGCGTGGGAGCTGCCCGAGCAGGCCGCCGCGTGGTGCCTGCGCGAGGCGGGTCTCGCCCCCGAGGACATCGACGCGGTGGCCTACTCCTACGACCCGTCGCTGGTGGTGCAGCGGCCGGAGGGCGACTGGGAGGACCTGCGCACCAAGTACGCGGTCCGCGCCCCGCTGTTCCTGGCGACCGCGCTGCCGGGCCTGGACCCGGCGCAGGTGACGTACGTGCCGCACCACGTGGCGCACGCGGCCTCGGCGGGCCTCGCCTCGCCCTGGCGCGACTGCGCGGTGCTGGTGTGCGACGGCCGCGGCGAGAACGTCTCGCACCTGGCCGGCCGCTACCGGGGCGGCGAGCTGGAGGTGCTGGCCGCCCAGGAGCTGCCGCACTCGCTCGGCCTCCTGTACGAGGACGTCACCGAGCACCTGGGTTTCCTGCGCTCCAGCGACGAGTACAAGGTCATGGCGATGGCCTCCTACGGCGAGCCCCGCCACCTGGAGGCGCTGCGCGAGGTCATCCACACGACCGGCGACGGCGGTTTCCGCGTCGAGCCGGTCGACTGGAACGTCTACGCCAAGGCGCTGCCGAAGGGCGCCGCGTGGACCTCCGACCACGCCGACCTGGCCGCGAGCGTGCAGGCGCGGCTGGAGGAGGTGCTGGCCGAGCTGGTGGGCTGGCTGCACGAGCGCACCGGCGAGCGGCGGCTGGCCCTGGCCGGCGGCGTGGCGCTGAACTGCGTGGCCAACACGCGGCTGCTGGCCGAGGGGCCGTTCGAGGAGGTGTGGGTGCAGCCCGCGGCGGGCGACTCCGGCACGGCGCTGGGCGGCGCGCTGCACCTGGCGCAGTCCTACGGCGAGCCGGCCGCGCCGATGGGCACGGCGGCGCTCGGCCGCGGCTTCACCGACGAGGAGCTGGGCGCGTGGCTGGACGTGGCCAGGGTGCCGTACACGCGGCCCGCCGACCTGGCCGCCGAGGTGGCCGCCGAGCTGGCGGACAACAAGATCGTGGCCTGGTTCCAGGGCCGGTCCGAGTACGGGCCGCGGGCGCTGGGGCACCGCTCGCTGCTGGCGCACCCAGGGCACGCGGGCAACACCGAGCGGCTCAACGACGTGAAGGGACGCGAGCAGTTCCGGCCCGTCGCGCCCATGGTGCTGGAGTCGCGGGCGCGGGACATCTTCGGGCGGGGGCCGGTGCCGTCGCCGTACATGTTGTTCGTGCACGACGTGCACCCGGACTGGGTGAGCCGCATCCCGGCGGTCGTGCACGTGGACGGCACGGCCCGCATCCAGACGATCTCGCCGCGCACCGAGCCCCTGGTGGCGCGGCTGCTGACCGAGTTCGAGCGGCGCACCGGGCTGCCGGTGGTGGTCAACACCAGCCTCAACACGGCGGGCCGGCCCATGGTGGACGACCCGCGCGACGCGCTGGAGTGCTTCGGCTCCGCACCGGTGGAGGTGCTGGTCCTCGGGCCGTACGTGGTGCGGCGGCGGGAGGTGTTCGGTTCGTGA
- a CDS encoding glycosyltransferase family 2 protein, giving the protein MITVVIPTIGRPTLARTIAAVGSGVPVVVVDDRPDPAGTQRRGSGTVGDGGGSQPREFGMPTVLRYLPAHVRLVRSGGKGPAAARNVGWRAADTPWVVFLDDDVIPEPGWADAVWKDLVDLPEDVAGSQGRIVVPLPGDRPPTDGERHTAGLSDASWVTADMAYRRAALAALGGFDERFPRAYREDADLALRMTRAGHRLVRGERVTRHPVRQDGFWASVRFQRGNADDALMRRLHGPGWRAAIGGGPGRLRIHAATTAAGLAAVTLGALAARVRGPRVPGTPARLVPALAAAAGAAWAGLTAEFAWRRIAPGPRTPDEVWRMAVTSVVIPPVACAHRMRGEWRVRR; this is encoded by the coding sequence GTGATCACCGTCGTGATCCCCACCATCGGCCGGCCCACCCTGGCCCGGACGATCGCCGCCGTGGGCTCCGGCGTGCCCGTCGTCGTGGTGGACGATCGCCCCGATCCGGCGGGCACGCAGCGCCGCGGATCGGGTACAGTCGGTGATGGCGGTGGCAGCCAACCAAGGGAGTTCGGCATGCCCACCGTCCTGAGATATTTGCCTGCCCATGTGCGCCTTGTGCGCAGTGGCGGCAAAGGCCCCGCGGCCGCCCGCAACGTCGGGTGGCGCGCCGCGGACACCCCCTGGGTCGTCTTCCTCGACGACGACGTGATCCCCGAGCCCGGCTGGGCGGATGCGGTCTGGAAGGACCTGGTCGACCTGCCCGAGGACGTCGCGGGCAGCCAGGGCCGCATCGTCGTGCCCCTGCCGGGCGACCGGCCGCCGACCGACGGAGAGCGGCACACCGCCGGGCTGAGCGACGCCTCGTGGGTGACCGCCGACATGGCCTACCGGCGCGCGGCGCTGGCCGCGCTCGGCGGTTTCGACGAGCGCTTCCCCCGCGCCTACCGCGAGGACGCCGACCTGGCGCTGCGCATGACGCGGGCCGGGCACCGGCTGGTGCGCGGCGAGCGCGTCACCCGGCACCCGGTGCGGCAGGACGGCTTCTGGGCCAGCGTGCGCTTCCAGCGCGGCAACGCCGACGACGCGCTCATGCGGCGCCTGCACGGGCCGGGCTGGCGCGCGGCGATCGGCGGCGGCCCGGGCCGGCTGCGGATCCACGCCGCGACCACGGCGGCCGGGCTGGCCGCCGTGACGCTCGGCGCCCTGGCCGCGCGGGTGCGCGGGCCGCGGGTGCCGGGCACCCCGGCGCGGCTGGTCCCCGCGCTGGCCGCGGCGGCGGGCGCCGCGTGGGCGGGACTGACCGCCGAGTTCGCCTGGCGCCGGATCGCGCCGGGTCCCCGTACCCCCGATGAGGTGTGGCGGATGGCCGTCACCAGCGTGGTGATCCCGCCGGTCGCGTGCGCGCACCGGATGCGGGGGGAATGGAGGGTGCGGCGATGA
- a CDS encoding glycosyltransferase family 9 protein, producing the protein MSDRTLRSAAGKAGGRGRVLVARLDDAGDVLLAGPAVRAVAAQAGEVVFLAGPNGRAAAELLPGVDRVVTWRAPWIDHTPPPVTREQVDDLVGRLRGIDEAVILTSFHQSALPLALLLRLAGVGRISAISNDYPGSLLDVRHRWDESVDVPEAERMLAVARAAGFELPPGDDGKLAVQRPLPDIEEITGHLLGVGADADKGTYVVVHPGTSAPARTWPAERHRQAVRELVEDGHRVVVTGTERDLTAYVAGDDAADLGGVTTLAELAAVIEHASVLVAGNTGPAHLAAAVGTPVVSLFAPVVPAARWAPHGVPTVLLGDQQAPCRDSRARTCPVPGHPCLSQVTSEQVVKAVRELTQ; encoded by the coding sequence ATGAGCGACAGGACGCTGCGGTCCGCCGCGGGCAAGGCGGGCGGCCGGGGGCGCGTGCTCGTGGCCCGGCTGGACGACGCCGGCGACGTGCTGCTGGCCGGTCCGGCCGTGCGCGCGGTGGCGGCGCAGGCGGGCGAGGTGGTCTTCCTCGCCGGCCCGAACGGCCGGGCGGCCGCGGAGCTGCTGCCCGGCGTGGACCGCGTGGTGACGTGGCGGGCGCCGTGGATCGACCACACTCCCCCGCCGGTCACCCGGGAGCAGGTGGACGACCTGGTCGGGCGCCTGCGCGGCATCGACGAGGCGGTGATCCTCACCTCCTTCCACCAGTCGGCGCTGCCGCTGGCGCTGCTGCTGCGGCTGGCCGGGGTGGGCCGGATCAGCGCGATCAGCAACGACTACCCGGGCTCGCTGCTCGACGTCCGCCACCGGTGGGACGAGAGCGTGGACGTGCCCGAGGCGGAGCGCATGCTCGCCGTGGCCAGGGCGGCGGGGTTCGAGCTGCCACCGGGCGATGACGGCAAACTCGCAGTTCAACGACCACTGCCGGATATAGAGGAAATTACGGGGCACCTGCTCGGTGTCGGCGCCGACGCCGACAAAGGCACGTATGTCGTGGTGCATCCAGGGACGTCGGCGCCCGCGCGCACCTGGCCGGCCGAGAGGCACCGGCAGGCCGTGCGGGAGCTGGTGGAGGACGGGCATCGGGTCGTGGTGACCGGCACGGAACGTGACCTCACCGCCTACGTGGCCGGCGACGACGCGGCCGACCTCGGCGGCGTGACCACTCTGGCCGAACTGGCCGCCGTGATCGAGCACGCCAGCGTGCTCGTGGCGGGCAACACCGGCCCCGCCCACCTGGCGGCCGCGGTCGGCACGCCGGTCGTGAGCCTGTTCGCCCCCGTCGTCCCGGCGGCGCGGTGGGCCCCCCACGGGGTCCCCACGGTGCTGCTGGGCGACCAGCAGGCGCCCTGCAGGGACAGCAGGGCGCGCACCTGCCCGGTTCCCGGACACCCGTGCCTGTCCCAGGTCACTAGTGAGCAGGTGGTCAAGGCAGTGAGGGAGCTGACGCAGTGA
- a CDS encoding glycosyltransferase, with protein MKVDLISEHADPLAAVGGVDAGGQNVYVAALAVALAGRGHQVVVHTRRSSQAQPRSVRLAPGVVVEYVPAGPAEPIPKDELPPYMPEFTDFLAERWAIDPPDVAHAHFWMSGQAALQAADGFPVVQTFHALGTVKRRWQGEADTSPAHRVDTEREIGKRADAVLATCSDEVGELCAMGIPEQRIAVVPCGVDLDHFCPDGPKAPRTGGRMILSIGRMVPRKGVDTVIAALRQIPGAELVVAGGGPDDDEAVRLRDLAAGYGIEERVHVIGSVPRAHVPALMRAADVVVTVPWYEPFGMVPVEAMACGTPVVASAVGGHLDTVAGCGVLVPPRRPRALARALMDVLGDEAGRARIGAAGARRARERYGWPHVAARTEAVYTQVIDGRLCGLEAMGG; from the coding sequence GTGAAGGTCGATCTCATCTCCGAGCACGCCGATCCGCTGGCCGCGGTCGGCGGCGTGGACGCGGGCGGCCAGAACGTGTACGTGGCGGCCCTGGCCGTCGCCCTGGCCGGGCGCGGGCACCAGGTCGTCGTCCACACCCGGCGCTCGTCGCAGGCCCAGCCCCGCTCGGTGCGCCTGGCGCCCGGCGTCGTCGTCGAGTACGTCCCGGCCGGACCGGCCGAGCCGATCCCGAAGGACGAGCTGCCGCCGTACATGCCCGAGTTCACCGACTTCCTCGCCGAGCGCTGGGCGATCGACCCGCCGGACGTCGCGCACGCGCACTTCTGGATGAGCGGGCAGGCCGCGCTGCAGGCCGCCGACGGCTTCCCCGTCGTGCAGACCTTCCACGCCCTCGGCACCGTCAAGCGCCGCTGGCAGGGCGAGGCCGACACCAGCCCCGCGCACCGGGTCGACACCGAGCGGGAGATCGGCAAACGCGCCGACGCCGTCCTCGCCACCTGCAGCGACGAGGTCGGCGAGCTGTGCGCGATGGGCATCCCGGAGCAGCGCATCGCCGTCGTCCCCTGCGGCGTCGACCTCGACCACTTCTGCCCCGACGGGCCGAAGGCGCCGCGCACCGGCGGCCGGATGATCCTCAGCATCGGCCGGATGGTGCCGCGCAAGGGCGTCGACACCGTGATCGCGGCGCTGCGCCAGATCCCCGGCGCCGAGCTGGTCGTCGCCGGCGGCGGGCCGGACGACGACGAGGCCGTCCGGCTGCGTGACCTCGCCGCCGGCTACGGCATCGAGGAGCGCGTGCACGTCATCGGCAGCGTGCCGCGCGCGCACGTGCCTGCGCTGATGCGCGCCGCCGACGTCGTGGTCACCGTCCCCTGGTACGAGCCGTTCGGCATGGTCCCCGTCGAGGCCATGGCGTGCGGCACTCCCGTCGTGGCCTCGGCCGTCGGCGGGCACCTCGACACCGTGGCCGGCTGCGGCGTGCTGGTGCCGCCGCGCCGGCCGCGCGCGCTGGCCAGGGCGCTGATGGACGTGCTCGGCGACGAGGCGGGCCGGGCCCGCATCGGCGCGGCGGGGGCCAGGCGCGCCCGCGAGCGCTACGGCTGGCCGCACGTCGCCGCGCGCACGGAGGCCGTGTACACGCAGGTCATCGACGGCCGGCTGTGCGGCCTCGAGGCCATGGGGGGTTGA
- a CDS encoding D-sedoheptulose-7-phosphate isomerase — translation MDVHLEKLWNTLEKVDDQAVTVRAWGARLAGSLASGGRLLVCGNGGSAAEAQHLSAELVGRFREDRRPYAAIALHADTSSMTAIANDFGAEQVYARQVRAHGRPGDVLLCLSTSGSSPNVLAAAEAAREAEVLAWAMTGPGPNPLTELCDDAVAVPAEETATVQEVHLAMIHLLCEALEGAL, via the coding sequence GTGGACGTGCATCTCGAAAAGCTCTGGAACACCCTGGAGAAGGTCGACGACCAGGCGGTCACCGTACGCGCCTGGGGGGCGCGGCTGGCCGGCTCGCTGGCCTCCGGCGGCCGGCTGCTGGTCTGCGGCAACGGCGGCTCGGCGGCCGAGGCCCAGCACCTGTCGGCCGAGCTGGTGGGGCGCTTCCGCGAGGACCGGCGGCCGTACGCGGCGATCGCGCTGCACGCCGACACCTCGTCGATGACGGCGATCGCCAACGACTTCGGCGCCGAGCAGGTCTACGCCCGCCAGGTGCGGGCGCACGGCCGGCCCGGCGACGTCCTGCTGTGCCTGTCCACCAGCGGCTCCAGCCCGAACGTGCTGGCCGCGGCCGAGGCCGCCCGGGAGGCGGAGGTGCTGGCCTGGGCCATGACCGGGCCCGGGCCCAACCCGCTGACCGAGCTCTGCGACGACGCGGTGGCCGTCCCAGCGGAGGAGACCGCCACCGTCCAGGAGGTGCATCTCGCGATGATCCACCTGCTCTGCGAGGCACTTGAGGGGGCGCTCTAG
- a CDS encoding PfkB family carbohydrate kinase, with the protein MGPASAGEQPVPGCSLLTPSEAEARALCPSGYAGPDQAARQLVRKLRARAVAVTTGAHGAALAVEGGPFAHVPPPVQAGGQDACGAGDRFAGAAALALRDGLDVRDAVTVGVGEASRFVERGGAANVKVAEQELGDRPRTALEVAEFTRANGGRLIATGGCFDLLHAGHVSLLRRARALGDALVVCVNSDDSVRRLKGPGRPIVDVRDRVEVLRALGCVDAVLVFEENTPARAIELLRPDVWVKGGDYEGEFLPESEILGRLGAEIVVLSTLPGRSTTNLIREIQ; encoded by the coding sequence GTGGGACCCGCATCCGCGGGCGAGCAGCCGGTGCCCGGCTGCTCGCTGCTGACGCCGAGCGAGGCGGAGGCGCGGGCCCTGTGCCCGTCCGGCTACGCGGGGCCCGACCAGGCGGCCCGGCAGCTCGTCCGCAAGCTGCGGGCCAGGGCCGTCGCCGTCACGACGGGCGCGCACGGAGCCGCGCTCGCCGTCGAGGGCGGCCCGTTCGCGCACGTGCCGCCGCCGGTGCAGGCCGGCGGGCAGGACGCCTGCGGCGCGGGCGACCGGTTCGCCGGCGCCGCGGCGCTGGCCCTGCGCGACGGCCTCGACGTACGGGACGCGGTGACCGTCGGGGTCGGCGAGGCCTCGCGCTTCGTCGAGCGCGGCGGCGCCGCCAACGTCAAGGTCGCCGAGCAGGAGCTCGGCGACCGGCCGCGCACCGCGCTGGAGGTGGCCGAGTTCACCCGGGCCAACGGCGGCCGGCTCATCGCCACCGGCGGCTGCTTCGACCTGCTGCACGCGGGCCACGTGAGCCTGTTGCGGCGGGCCAGGGCGCTCGGCGACGCGCTCGTCGTGTGCGTCAACTCCGACGACTCGGTGCGCCGGCTGAAGGGCCCGGGGCGGCCCATCGTGGACGTGCGCGACCGGGTGGAGGTGCTGCGGGCGCTCGGCTGCGTGGACGCCGTGCTGGTGTTCGAGGAGAACACCCCGGCCCGCGCGATCGAGCTGCTGCGCCCCGACGTGTGGGTCAAGGGCGGGGACTACGAGGGGGAGTTCCTGCCCGAGTCCGAGATCCTCGGCAGGCTCGGCGCGGAGATCGTCGTGCTGAGCACCCTGCCGGGGCGTTCCACAACCAACCTGATCAGGGAGATCCAGTGA
- a CDS encoding SDR family oxidoreductase — MNILITGGASGLGLATAEAVEKEGWRALVVDVRAPDQRFEHVTADLSDRGEAERAVRELAERAGGLDGVVTAAGIDACGRMEDVPADDWERVIKVNLLGTASVIRAALPYLKHTRGKIVTCASTLGLRPLSDASAYSASKFGVVGLTRALAVELRGEVGVTLLVPGGMRTSFFDGRPEQYKPGPEAGLNDPADVAQTVVFALRQPTGCEVRELVVCPSTETSWP, encoded by the coding sequence GTGAACATCCTTATCACCGGGGGAGCCTCCGGACTGGGCCTGGCGACCGCCGAGGCCGTGGAGAAGGAGGGCTGGCGGGCGCTCGTCGTGGACGTGCGCGCGCCGGACCAGCGCTTCGAGCACGTCACGGCGGACCTGTCCGACCGCGGCGAGGCCGAGCGGGCGGTCCGGGAGCTGGCCGAGCGGGCCGGCGGCCTGGACGGCGTCGTCACGGCGGCCGGCATCGACGCCTGCGGCCGGATGGAGGACGTGCCCGCCGACGACTGGGAGCGGGTGATCAAGGTCAACCTGCTGGGCACCGCGTCGGTCATCAGGGCGGCGCTGCCGTACCTGAAGCACACCCGCGGCAAGATCGTCACCTGCGCCTCGACGCTGGGGCTGCGCCCGCTGAGCGACGCCTCGGCGTACTCGGCCTCGAAGTTCGGCGTCGTCGGGCTCACCCGCGCGCTCGCCGTCGAACTGCGCGGCGAGGTGGGGGTGACCCTGCTGGTGCCCGGCGGCATGCGGACGAGCTTCTTCGACGGCCGGCCCGAGCAGTACAAGCCGGGCCCCGAGGCCGGGCTCAACGACCCCGCCGACGTCGCGCAGACGGTGGTCTTCGCGCTGCGGCAGCCGACGGGATGCGAGGTGAGAGAGCTCGTGGTCTGCCCCTCGACGGAGACGTCATGGCCCTAG
- a CDS encoding glycosyltransferase family 9 protein yields MALELLALRGLGLGDLLTAVPALRALRQAFPGHRITLAAPRALEALLPLIGAVDDQVDVAGPGPVPMDRLPYERPDVAVNLHGKGPQSIEALQDTKPGRLISYGTGPRWRDGVHEVRRWCELLEWHGIPADPTDLTLGISDRSGPVIVHPGASFPARRWPPERFAEVAAALEDVVVTGNEQEVPLARKVAELAGLPPERMLAGRTGLADLIDLVGRARLVVCGDTGVAHLATAFCVPSVVLFGPVSPALWGPPPGWRHVALWAGENGDPHGERPHPGLLKIEVSEVVDAALEVTS; encoded by the coding sequence ATGGCCCTAGAGCTCCTGGCTCTGCGCGGGCTCGGCCTGGGCGACCTGCTCACGGCCGTGCCCGCGCTGCGGGCCCTGCGTCAGGCGTTCCCCGGCCACCGCATCACGCTCGCCGCGCCGCGCGCGCTGGAGGCGTTGCTGCCGCTGATCGGCGCGGTTGACGACCAGGTGGACGTGGCCGGTCCCGGCCCCGTCCCGATGGACCGGCTGCCGTACGAGCGGCCGGACGTCGCCGTCAACCTGCACGGCAAGGGGCCGCAGAGCATCGAAGCGCTGCAGGACACCAAGCCCGGCCGGCTGATCAGCTACGGCACCGGGCCGCGCTGGCGCGACGGCGTGCACGAGGTGCGCCGCTGGTGCGAGCTGCTGGAGTGGCACGGCATCCCGGCCGACCCCACCGACCTCACGCTCGGCATCTCCGACCGCAGCGGGCCGGTGATCGTGCACCCGGGGGCGTCCTTCCCGGCGCGGCGCTGGCCGCCGGAGCGGTTCGCCGAGGTCGCCGCGGCGCTGGAGGACGTGGTCGTCACCGGCAACGAGCAGGAGGTGCCGCTGGCCAGGAAGGTCGCCGAGCTGGCGGGGCTGCCGCCGGAGCGGATGCTGGCCGGGCGCACCGGCCTGGCCGACCTGATCGACCTGGTCGGCCGGGCGCGGCTGGTGGTGTGCGGCGACACCGGCGTGGCGCACCTGGCGACGGCGTTCTGCGTGCCGTCGGTGGTGCTGTTCGGGCCGGTCTCGCCGGCGTTGTGGGGGCCGCCGCCCGGCTGGCGGCACGTGGCACTGTGGGCCGGCGAGAACGGCGACCCGCACGGCGAGCGGCCGCACCCCGGCCTGCTCAAGATCGAGGTTTCCGAAGTCGTCGACGCTGCCTTGGAGGTCACGTCATGA
- a CDS encoding UDP-glucuronic acid decarboxylase family protein, translated as MRALVTGGAGFLGSYLCERLLEEGAEVVCMDSFLTGGPRNVEHLMDRPEFRLIESDLTGFVHVPDRLDLVLHFASAASPADYLRYPIETLRVGSVGTLHALGLAREKGARFVLASTSEVYGDPLEHPQKETYWGNVNPVGPRSVYDEAKRFAESLTTAYRHSRGTDTGIVRIFNTYGPRMRPFDGRAIPTFIRQALTGEPITITGDGSQTRSICYVDDTVSGILAMAHSDFAGPVNIGNPDEVTMLELATLVRGLAGSSSEIVFIDRPADDPKVRRPDTTLAAERLGWRARVPAEEGLRRTIEWFRAELGALEELQRAS; from the coding sequence ATGAGGGCTCTGGTCACGGGAGGCGCCGGTTTCCTCGGCTCCTACCTGTGCGAGCGGCTGCTGGAGGAGGGCGCCGAGGTCGTCTGCATGGACAGCTTCCTGACCGGCGGCCCCCGCAACGTCGAACACCTGATGGACCGGCCCGAGTTCCGGCTCATCGAGAGCGACCTGACGGGTTTCGTGCACGTGCCGGACCGGCTGGACCTGGTGCTGCACTTCGCCTCGGCCGCCTCGCCCGCCGACTACCTGCGCTATCCCATCGAGACGCTGCGGGTGGGCAGCGTGGGCACGCTGCACGCGCTCGGCCTGGCCAGGGAGAAGGGCGCGCGGTTCGTGCTCGCCTCCACGAGCGAGGTGTACGGCGACCCGCTGGAGCATCCGCAGAAGGAGACCTACTGGGGCAACGTGAACCCGGTCGGGCCGCGCAGCGTCTACGACGAGGCCAAACGCTTCGCCGAGTCGCTGACCACGGCCTACCGGCACTCGCGCGGCACCGACACGGGCATCGTGCGGATCTTCAACACCTACGGCCCGCGCATGCGCCCGTTCGACGGGCGGGCGATCCCGACGTTCATCCGGCAGGCCCTGACCGGCGAGCCGATCACGATCACCGGCGACGGCTCGCAGACCCGCTCGATCTGCTACGTCGACGACACGGTGTCCGGGATCCTGGCGATGGCGCACAGCGACTTCGCCGGGCCGGTCAACATCGGCAACCCGGACGAGGTGACGATGCTGGAGCTGGCCACCCTCGTCCGCGGCCTGGCCGGCTCGTCGTCGGAGATCGTCTTCATCGACCGGCCGGCCGACGACCCGAAGGTGCGCCGGCCCGACACCACGCTGGCCGCCGAGCGGCTGGGCTGGCGGGCGCGGGTGCCGGCCGAGGAGGGGCTGCGGCGCACGATCGAGTGGTTCCGCGCCGAGCTGGGGGCGCTGGAGGAGCTGCAGCGGGCCTCCTGA
- a CDS encoding NAD-dependent epimerase/dehydratase family protein codes for MILITGGLGFIGTHTTRALLDLGESCLLLQRRAPRDPFPGEGVVVEQADLADEAALLALGDKHDITGILHLAGSFPWPPGADEPVVGARKALTGLLNVFAAAAAWGVTRLGLASTIGIYGGAAGPSPFTEDTPLPLTAPHPIPGFKKISEVLADHLAGAAGLPVVNYRIGAIWGPLGHSPSPFFAAPQLVHAAARGTAVQVHPARAANPPRAGEAIDLCYVKDCGRALALLQTAGTLRHRTYNVASGRPTTNGEVAAVLGELVPDARLDLPEGRGPGVRDTWLDITRLREDTGYEPAYDTERAAAEYLAWLREGHDR; via the coding sequence ATGATCCTTATCACCGGCGGGCTCGGCTTCATCGGCACCCACACCACCCGCGCCCTCCTCGACCTCGGCGAGTCCTGCCTGCTCCTCCAGCGCCGCGCGCCCCGCGACCCGTTCCCCGGCGAGGGCGTCGTCGTCGAGCAGGCCGACCTCGCCGACGAGGCCGCCCTGCTCGCCCTCGGCGACAAGCACGACATCACCGGCATCCTGCACCTGGCCGGCTCGTTCCCGTGGCCGCCCGGCGCGGACGAGCCCGTCGTCGGCGCCCGCAAGGCCCTGACCGGCCTGCTCAACGTCTTCGCGGCGGCCGCCGCCTGGGGCGTCACCCGGCTCGGCCTGGCCAGCACCATCGGCATCTACGGCGGGGCGGCCGGCCCGAGCCCGTTCACCGAGGACACCCCGCTGCCGCTGACCGCCCCGCACCCCATCCCGGGCTTCAAGAAGATCAGCGAGGTGCTGGCCGACCACCTGGCCGGCGCGGCCGGGCTGCCGGTCGTCAACTACCGCATCGGCGCCATCTGGGGGCCGCTCGGCCACAGCCCGTCGCCGTTCTTCGCCGCGCCGCAGCTCGTCCACGCCGCCGCCCGCGGCACCGCCGTGCAGGTCCACCCGGCCCGCGCCGCCAACCCGCCGCGCGCCGGCGAGGCCATCGACCTGTGCTACGTCAAGGACTGCGGCCGGGCCCTCGCCCTCCTGCAGACCGCCGGGACGCTGCGGCACCGCACCTACAACGTCGCCTCCGGCCGCCCCACCACCAACGGCGAGGTCGCCGCCGTGCTCGGCGAGCTCGTCCCGGACGCCCGGCTCGACCTGCCCGAGGGCCGCGGCCCCGGCGTCCGGGACACCTGGCTCGACATCACCCGGCTGCGCGAGGACACCGGGTACGAGCCCGCCTACGACACCGAGCGGGCCGCGGCCGAATACCTCGCCTGGCTCCGCGAGGGCCACGACCGCTGA